The segment ATATCCTAGATTTCTTGATAACTACTTCTATATTTTTGTTAACACTATCAACAGAATAAAACCTGGCCAAAACACTACCTTCATCAAGCCTAACAGGATAAAATGAAAGAAAAACAGAAAATATACTACTCACAGTCTTAACACCTAATATGTTTTCAAGCGATATAAAAGATATACCATGATACTTTGCATATAACTTACCTACAACTTTATCTCCTAACTGTTCTTTATCAAAAGAAAACTTTGTATACCTTACACTACTGTCTTGTTGTTTTGATGGAGATATCACTATACTACCTGATGGTATAATTGTATTCTCCTGAATACCTGTAATTTCCAAGAAATCTTCTCTATTCAATGTTATTCTATCACTAAATCCATACTTAACAAGTATAAGCGCAAAAACCAAAAGAATAAACAGATTCTTTAGCTTCATATCTTTATGATTATCGTAAAAATAGACTTTTTCAAAACATTTAATCTTTGAAAGATAATAGTAAACTCATAATACCCTCACAAACTCCAAAATCCTGTCTATCTACCTCAATTTGTCTTAAAGAACACATATAACTTATAATCCATAAGTTCTATGATAGTGATGGATTTGAAAGGTAACAAACTTAAAGATATACCTTTTAAAAGAAGTAGTATATTCATAGACACTGACCTCATAAGAAGCGTAGAAAAAATAATACAATCAATATACGAAGAAAAGGATAAAGCAATAGTAGAGTATCTGAAAAAATTTGACGATTTTGAGGTTGATTTTGATAAAAACTCTTTTATTGTCTCAGAAAATGAAATAGAAGAAGCAATCAAAACTGTAAATAGTGATCAGAATCTAAAAATTATTTTTGAAAACTTCCTGTTAATGGCAGATAGAGTTAAGAAATTCCATGAAGCTCAAATGGAACATTTTAATCTGAAAGGAAAATGGACTACTACAACAAATGGTACTGTTGGACAAGTTATAAAACCCATCGAAAGTGTTTGTGTATATGTGCCTGGGGGTAGAGCAATATATCCTTCAACACTGATTATGAATACAATACCTGCTAAAGTTGCAGGAGTAAAAAAAATATACGTTTCAACTCCATCTAAAAGTGGTAAAATTTCACCAATAATCCTAGCACTAAGCCAAAAACTAGGTATAGATAGCATATACAAGTTAGGTGGAGCAGTAGCAGTAGCTAGTTTTGCATTCGGAACTCAAACAGTTCCTAGAGCAGATATGATTGTAGGCCCCGGCAACAAATATTTTATAACTGCTAAGAAACTACTAAATGGTATTATCGGTATAGATATGCTACCAGGCCCAAGCGAAATAGTTGTAATAGCGGATCACGGATCACCTCACCATATAGCACTTGATTTATTGTCTCAACTTGAACATGATCCTGATTCAAATGGTTATTTTATATCAACAGACCAAAATCTCATGGAAGAAGTCAAAAACAACATAATTTTGATATCAAAAGAAGCAGAAAGAAAAGAAATACTGTCTAACTCTCTTAACAACTTTTTCTTTATTCTCGTTTCATCGATAGAAGAAGCTTTTGAAGTAAGTAACAGAATTGCTCCAGAACACTTAGAGGTTGTAGTAAAAGGTGTAGATATAAATAACATACATAATTACGTAAACAATGCTGGAACAGTAATAATAGGAGAAACAACCCCTGTCGTAATAACAGATTACATAGCAGGTGTCAATCATGTACTTCCAACAGGAGCAACTGCTAGGTTTTCGTCTCCATTAGGAGTTTATAACTTTGTTAAGTTCTATAACATAGCACAGTGGAATAGTTCAAACTTGCAAAAAGATATACCAATTGTATCATCTTTGGCAGATTACGAAGGACTTGAAATACATAAACTATCTGTTGAAAGAAGAAAGATCTAATACTAAGCAAAGTGGGGATAAATATATCCCCTTATAAGCTTTTATACTTTTGGTTTTCTTGAAGGAGGAGTAATCCAAGGCATCATTGCTCTAAGTTTTTTACCAACTTCCTCAACAGGGTGTTTAGACCATATTTCTCTCATTTTGGTAAAGTGTGGCCTTCCTGCTTTATTTTCTAGTATCCAATCCTTTGCAAACCTACCTGTTTGTATATCCTCAAGAATCTTTTTCATATTTTTCTTACTCTCCTCAGTAATAACTCTAGGTCCAGATACATACTCTCCATACTCAGCAGTATTACTTATAAAACTATTCATAGTTGATATTCCACCCTGATAGATAAGATCAACTATAAGCTTCATTTCATGTATACATTCAAAGTAAGCCATTTCTGGTGGATATCCTGCTTCTACTAATGTTTCAAATCCTGCCACCATCAAATGAACAACACCACCACACAAAACAGCCTGTTCCCCAAAAAGATCTGTTTCAGTTTCATCCTTGAAAGTTGTTTCAATAACCCCAGCTCTTGATCCACCTATTGCCTTAGCATAAGACAAAGCGATATCTTTTGCTTTACCTGTAGCATCTTGGTAAACTGCAATCAAGCAAGGAACCCCTTTACCATCAACATATTGTTGTCTAACAAGAATACCAGGCCCCTTAGGTGCAACCATAGCAACATCTACATCACTAGGCGGAACTATCTGGCCATAGTGTATATTAAAACCATGAGCAAACATCAACATTTTACCTCTCGTCAAATTATCTTTTATGTATCTCTCGTATATCTCTGGTTGAGTCTCATCAGGAGTTAATACCATTATAACATCAGCCCACTTAGCAGCACTCTCTATATCCATAACCTGAAGACCAGCATTCTTAACCTCTTCTTCAGTTTTTGACCCCTTTCTTAAACCAACTACAACATCAATACCGCTATCCTTCAGGTTTTGGGAATGAGCCGCACCTTGACTACCGTAACCAATAACAGCAACCTTTTTGCTTTTTATGATACCCAAGTCTATATCAACATCATAATAAACTTTCATAAAATCCTCCTTACAGTTAGGTATAATTTTACTCAACATAATAATCGCATTTCCAATTAACTTTTCACATTATATTGCCACTAGTAACAAAAACTAATACTCAAAATATAGTTTCACTTAAATTAATTTACCTAACCCATAACTTACCAATTCAAGATCTCTTCTCCACACAAATCATTTACCTCTCAAAGTCTACTCATCTTTATACAAGACACCAAAATTTGAATTAACACCCTAAACTTCTAAAAAATAGAAGTTATGAAGTTTTTCGAAGAAGTTGGTGGTTTAAAACCTTTGGGACATTACTCAACAGCAGTAATACTCGAAAACGGAATGCTGTTTCTATCAGGACAAATTGACATCCAAGAAAACACAGTATCTGGGCAAACAAGAAACATACTAAAAAACATAAACACTATTCTATCTGAACTAGGATACTCGAAGAAAAATATATTCAAGGTAGTCGTTTATATAACGGACATTTCAAAATTTTCAGACTTTAACGATGCATACAGAGAATTTTTTGAAGATCACAAACCTGTAAGAACAACCATAGGTGTCAAGGAGTTACCCAAAGGAGCACTTGTAGAGATAGAAGTATATGCATTCAAGCCATAACTTACTATCATATAGTATTTACCAAAACAAAATTGTTAAAAACTATATTAAATCTTCCTAGCAAAAATTTTATTCCTTGAAATCACAAACTGGTGATTATACAACTCATTAACAATTTCAAAGTTACCATCAAAATACATCAGCAAACCTTCATTGCTATCAAAATCAAATACTGAGATGAATAATTTCCCATCAATTACTCCCAATCCCATCGTTTCAAACCAAAATGATTTAATAGGTACATCATACATTTCAAAAGTACTGTCACTATCTAAAAACATAATAAATCCATTAAGACCAACCATCCCCCATTTATTTCCAGAGAGAACTACTTTATCATTAAAACTACTAATACCCGAAAACTCCCATAGATCGTTGTTTACTTCTATATCTAAAAACTCAGATTTTTCACCAGCTAATTTAACAACAATACCTCTGTAATTATCTTTATCAATACCATAGAAAAAATATTCATTATTCAAACTAACTCCATCTCTCAGTTCGTATTCTCCAATTAACATATCAGGTAATTTGATAAACTTCATATCATCAACAAACATCAATCCACCATTCATAACATCTTCGTCTGGCCTATAAAAATTTCCAGAAACGACTATACCATCACTCCAATAAAATTCAGAAAAAGTATCCTTAAACACAACCTCCGAAATCTTCTTAGCATTCTCATCAATAACAATCATAGTAGCAGATCTAAAAAAATACTTATCAACTCTAAATCCAACAAGTATAGCCTTACCTTCTTCTTCAAAAACGTTTCTACAATAGAAGTTTTCAAAATTTTTCAGTACTCTACCATCTCTTCTAATAACAGTAGTATAATTGTTTGAAAAGTTAAACACATCAAACCCTAAAGTACTTCCAACAGGAATTAAAAATGTTTCTTCAAGAATATTCATACTACATCACCTTTTTATAACCAAAATATCATCAAAGTTCTTGTGTTGTTCCAACTTAGTAATTTCAGATTTTGTTGTTTCAAGTATTGCCATGAATGAAGTTATCTGCTGTAAAATGGGCTCAGAAAATACAATTTCAGAAAAATTGAAAAAATTTCTAACTTGGAGTATCCTCTTTATTTCATCAATTTTTAATGATATTGATGCTTCATCTCTTTTTAACTGAAACTTTCTGTCCCTTTGTATGTTTATGAAATACTTAACAGCACATCTCAACAAATCTTCCGTTGAATATTGTACATACCTTGATATATTTTTCTTAATAAGCTTTGAAAACATCTTCTTCCTCAAATCTCTTTTTTGCTTTAGCATATCTTTAAGTTGTCTATACTGCTTCATTATCTCAAGTTGCTGTATAAGCTTTTCTGTTTCTACCTCCATATCTTCATCTAGAACTTTAATGTTTGATAACGCAAGAGTTTTTAGGTACAATAATATTGAAGCAATTCTAACAAATTCTGCTGAAATTTTGATATCAGGTCTTCTAGTATTTGAATATTCTATAAACTGATCAACTATCTTAACAAGAGATATCCTAGTTATATCGAGTTTATTTTTTATTATGAGATTAAGTAACACACCAAGAGGTCCTTCAAACTCTTCCGTCTTTACTTTCATATCTATTTCAACAACAACTGCCTGAGAAAAAACTTTTTGATTTGTCTTCATTCAACAAAATAATATTTATAGAAGAACTTCCTTTTCAAATTGTATCCTCTACTTTCTGGTAACAAAACACACCAACTACTCACAAAAACTCAGAGCAATGCAAAAATTTATACATAAAAAACATATTTTCAGCTACACTTAAAAACTAAGAAATAAACAAAAGGTATTGAAATTCATTCTTGTGTTTTTGATTCACTTTTACTGGAGTTGTTTCTTGATGCCCTATATATTTCAATTACAAGGAACATTACAAAATAACTTAGAAAGCCACTCAAAACAGCCAAAACAATATTACCCACAGCAAAAGAAAGCCCAAAACCAAACATATTTTGTAACACACTTTTTTCCGAAAAGTTAATACCAATTTTTGTAATAAGTTCTCCAACTTTGTAACTACTTGCTACCCAAAACGGAACAAAAAGTGGGTTATTTACAAGAGTACCAACCAAAGCAGAAAAGAAGTTAAACCTTATTACCAGAGCAAGCCCTGCTAATATTAGAGCTCCAAACCCCAGTGTTGGCAATATACCAACAAAAACTCCAATAGCAAACCCTAATGATATTTGGTGTGTAGAATCTCTCAATCTGAGCAATTTTTTAAAACTTAGTACTATCCATCTGAAAAGCTTTCCTATCATATTACCTTTTAGTTTCATCCTTATATTATTCTAAACAGAATTATGCCAGTTTTCAAAATCCTCCTTTCACAGCACTCTTTCTACTTTAATTGTACTTTCAACTTTGATTGTATTGTAGGATTTGATACTTCTACCTATGAAACTTGATATTGGTCTATTAGGATGAACATTGTATATGAATATTTCATGTCCTTTTCTTGAAATTTCATACATAAAAAGTGCCAACTCATTATCAAGTTTAGGAGTTATAAGCATAACTGCAGTACCCCAAGGAATCTGGATAGACAAACTCTTAAGTGTTTCTAAAAGTGTTATGTTACTTTGAGAGTATATTCTAGCAAGAAGTTCAAAAATAGTTGATATGTGAGTATTACCAGAAGATATCGGTATCTCAAAGAAACCATTTGGATTTTCAATAACCAACTTATCTTTCATTGAAGATTTTCTTTGGATTTGTCCATTTGCAACCAATCCAATCTCTTGATTGTAGTTGTAAAGTTCAAAAATCACAGTAGTAGCAACTTCAATAGCAAATTCTTCGTAGAAATCAGGATACCTAACATCATAGTCTGGCCGGTATAAATTCAAAAAAATGATAGTGCCTGAAGATACTGAAGGAGTGTAGTAATTAACATACAGTTTATTATGCTTAGCTGATATTTTCCAGTTTATTTTTCTTATTTCATCACCACTTTGGTATTCTCTAATACCTTGAATTTTAGTCAAATCTTCAAATATAGGCAACGGATTTCTTATTTCGCCATAAGGTTGTAATATGCTCTTGTCAAATTCATTATGCGGAAGAATAGACGGAAAAACTGTAACAAAATCTACAGTATCATAGTCTTTGGAAGAAAAAGTCTGCATAAAGATATCCTTCAATTCAACCATAGTAGGCCCTAAATGATGGTCACCTCGTTTGGAACCAATAATACGATACGAGAGTTTTTTACTCGATTTTGGTGGAAGAAATATAAAAAACGTTTCTTTTTGTTTGTAAGACAACGTCATACTAGTATAGTCATATACATAACCAATTAACGGGAATATACTTCTGTTTTCTATTATCACACCAGCATAAGTACTATCTCCGTTGAATATCTTGGTATTTTCTATAAACCTTGACACTACTACACTAGCACTTACTGAATTTCTGTAAATTACGTTAAAAACCAAAAGTAAAACAAAACTAATAATTGCTAGGATAGTTTCATAAACAGGGAAAACTATCATCATTGTTACAAAAATTATTCCTAGAAGTACATACTTCGCCATATTAATTTGATTTAACATCTTCTACTGGAACTTCAGTAGATTCAATGATAGAATTAAGGATATCATCTGGTTTAATTCCTTTGAGTTTGGCTTCGGGTTTTAGTATTAGTCTATGTCTTAAGCATGGAAATACAACATTTTTAACATCCTCTGGTATAACAAAATCTCTACCATTTATTGCTGCAAGCGCTTGCGACATCTTGAATATAGCTAAAGAACCTCTGGGAGATGCTCCTAGTAGTAGATTTGGATTGGTACGAGTTTTTTCAACAATCTGAACTATGTATTTTTTCAGACTTTCTTCAATGTATACTTTCTTAATCTCTTCCTGTATTTCAACAATTTCTTGTGTAGTACTAACCGAAGATATTGTTTCAATCGGATGCACTTCCTTCTGAGAGGTTAGAATCTGGATTTCCTCATCTAATGAGGGATACCCTAGAGATATATTGATCATAAATCTATCCATCTGAGCCTCGGGTAGTGGAAACGTTCCTTCAAATTCAATAGGATTTTGAGTTGCTAAAACAATAAAAGGACTAGGTAAACTAAAACTTACACCCTCAATCGATATTTGAGTTTCTCCCATTGCTTCAAGCAATGCAGATTGAGTTTTAGGAGTTGCTCTGTTAATTTCGTCAACTAATAATATATTCGATATT is part of the Brevinematales bacterium genome and harbors:
- a CDS encoding segregation/condensation protein A, translated to MKTNQKVFSQAVVVEIDMKVKTEEFEGPLGVLLNLIIKNKLDITRISLVKIVDQFIEYSNTRRPDIKISAEFVRIASILLYLKTLALSNIKVLDEDMEVETEKLIQQLEIMKQYRQLKDMLKQKRDLRKKMFSKLIKKNISRYVQYSTEDLLRCAVKYFINIQRDRKFQLKRDEASISLKIDEIKRILQVRNFFNFSEIVFSEPILQQITSFMAILETTKSEITKLEQHKNFDDILVIKR
- a CDS encoding DUF2062 domain-containing protein, which produces MKLKGNMIGKLFRWIVLSFKKLLRLRDSTHQISLGFAIGVFVGILPTLGFGALILAGLALVIRFNFFSALVGTLVNNPLFVPFWVASSYKVGELITKIGINFSEKSVLQNMFGFGLSFAVGNIVLAVLSGFLSYFVMFLVIEIYRASRNNSSKSESKTQE
- the ilvC gene encoding ketol-acid reductoisomerase translates to MKVYYDVDIDLGIIKSKKVAVIGYGSQGAAHSQNLKDSGIDVVVGLRKGSKTEEEVKNAGLQVMDIESAAKWADVIMVLTPDETQPEIYERYIKDNLTRGKMLMFAHGFNIHYGQIVPPSDVDVAMVAPKGPGILVRQQYVDGKGVPCLIAVYQDATGKAKDIALSYAKAIGGSRAGVIETTFKDETETDLFGEQAVLCGGVVHLMVAGFETLVEAGYPPEMAYFECIHEMKLIVDLIYQGGISTMNSFISNTAEYGEYVSGPRVITEESKKNMKKILEDIQTGRFAKDWILENKAGRPHFTKMREIWSKHPVEEVGKKLRAMMPWITPPSRKPKV
- a CDS encoding MoxR family ATPase, which gives rise to MDVKRVKEISMNIIGNVSKVIVGKQKQIKLILSAMYSKGHVLIEDIPGVGKTMLARAIAKSISGIFRRVQATPDLLPSDILGVSIYNPETKKFEFRKGPIISNILLVDEINRATPKTQSALLEAMGETQISIEGVSFSLPSPFIVLATQNPIEFEGTFPLPEAQMDRFMINISLGYPSLDEEIQILTSQKEVHPIETISSVSTTQEIVEIQEEIKKVYIEESLKKYIVQIVEKTRTNPNLLLGASPRGSLAIFKMSQALAAINGRDFVIPEDVKNVVFPCLRHRLILKPEAKLKGIKPDDILNSIIESTEVPVEDVKSN
- a CDS encoding RidA family protein, whose amino-acid sequence is MKFFEEVGGLKPLGHYSTAVILENGMLFLSGQIDIQENTVSGQTRNILKNINTILSELGYSKKNIFKVVVYITDISKFSDFNDAYREFFEDHKPVRTTIGVKELPKGALVEIEVYAFKP
- a CDS encoding DUF58 domain-containing protein, which encodes MAKYVLLGIIFVTMMIVFPVYETILAIISFVLLLVFNVIYRNSVSASVVVSRFIENTKIFNGDSTYAGVIIENRSIFPLIGYVYDYTSMTLSYKQKETFFIFLPPKSSKKLSYRIIGSKRGDHHLGPTMVELKDIFMQTFSSKDYDTVDFVTVFPSILPHNEFDKSILQPYGEIRNPLPIFEDLTKIQGIREYQSGDEIRKINWKISAKHNKLYVNYYTPSVSSGTIIFLNLYRPDYDVRYPDFYEEFAIEVATTVIFELYNYNQEIGLVANGQIQRKSSMKDKLVIENPNGFFEIPISSGNTHISTIFELLARIYSQSNITLLETLKSLSIQIPWGTAVMLITPKLDNELALFMYEISRKGHEIFIYNVHPNRPISSFIGRSIKSYNTIKVESTIKVERVL
- the hisD gene encoding histidinol dehydrogenase, which produces MIVMDLKGNKLKDIPFKRSSIFIDTDLIRSVEKIIQSIYEEKDKAIVEYLKKFDDFEVDFDKNSFIVSENEIEEAIKTVNSDQNLKIIFENFLLMADRVKKFHEAQMEHFNLKGKWTTTTNGTVGQVIKPIESVCVYVPGGRAIYPSTLIMNTIPAKVAGVKKIYVSTPSKSGKISPIILALSQKLGIDSIYKLGGAVAVASFAFGTQTVPRADMIVGPGNKYFITAKKLLNGIIGIDMLPGPSEIVVIADHGSPHHIALDLLSQLEHDPDSNGYFISTDQNLMEEVKNNIILISKEAERKEILSNSLNNFFFILVSSIEEAFEVSNRIAPEHLEVVVKGVDINNIHNYVNNAGTVIIGETTPVVITDYIAGVNHVLPTGATARFSSPLGVYNFVKFYNIAQWNSSNLQKDIPIVSSLADYEGLEIHKLSVERRKI